A region from the Euleptes europaea isolate rEulEur1 chromosome 13, rEulEur1.hap1, whole genome shotgun sequence genome encodes:
- the XKRX gene encoding XK-related protein 2 gives MDAVRESSIGECSDPPLGKRRKLPPPSIVLQVEPKTFSQTRLPYSIILTTLLYCGEFVSAAILTSSYSRSNDQFWLLLTILFMLMPSIMVQLTLIFVHRDVTSDKPLIFCMHLLLLGPLIRCLEALMMYCQVGTEEEPYVTITRKKRLRKDSEIEVEQEVGQSLRRLVTHRNAFKRMAVIQAFLGSTPQLTLQLYISVVEQYIPPTRAILMGICLVSVTYGALVCNVLAIQIKYDDYKIRLRPLAFICIILWRSLEISTRITILVFFGSVFKHYAMAIGMANFLVLFFWPWVQFWRSGAQLPDNVEKNFSRVGTVSVLCSITLLYAGINVFCWSAVQLRLSDRDLISKSQSWWYLVIYYVLRGVENSVLLVLWYIFKTDFYEYICTPLLVVQLIVAYCLAITFMLFFYQYFHPCRRLFTHNVSDFLECVCCKSRVTADSTHLEPPYEPGIRHSIV, from the exons ATGGATGCCGTGCGGGAAAGCTCCATCGGGGAGTGCTCCGATCCGCCCCTGGGCAAGAGGAGGAAGCTCCCGCCACCCAGCATCGTCCTCCAGGTAGAACCCAAAACTTTTTCCCAGACGAGGCTGCCCTACAGCATCATCCTCACCACCCTCTTGTACTGCGGGGAGTTTGTGTCTGCCGCCATCCTGACCTCCTCTTACAGCCGTTCCAACGACCAGTTCTGGCTCCTCCTGACCATCCTCTTCATGCTGATGCCTTCCATCATGGTCCAGCTGACCCTCATCTTCGTTCACCGAGACGTGACCAGCGACAAACCCCTGATCTTCTGCATGCACCTTCTCTTGCTGGGTCCACTCATCAG ATGTCTAGAGGCCTTGATGATGTACTGCCAGGTGGGGACAGAGGAAGAGCCGTACGTCACCATCACGCGCAAGAAGCGGCTCCGCAAAGACTCGGAGATCGAGGTGGAGCAGGAGGTGGGCCAATCGCTGCGTAGGCTGGTCACCCACCGCAACGCCTTCAAGCGCATGGCGGTGATCCAGGCCTTCCTGGGCTCCACCCCACAGCTCACCCTGCAGCTCTACATCAGCGTTGTAGAGCAGTACATACCCCCCACCAGAG CGATCCTGATGGGCATCTGCTTAGTGTCAGTCACCTACGGAGCTCTGGTCTGCAACGTCCTGGCCATCCAGATCAAGTACGACGACTACAAGATCCGCCTGCGTCCCCTGGCCTTCATCTGCATCATCCTGTGGCGCAGCTTGGAGATCTCCACCCGCATCACTATCTTGGTTTTTTTCGGGAGCGTCTTCAAGCACTACGCTATGGCCATCGGCATGGCCAACTTCCTAGTTCTCTTCTTTTGGCCGTGGGTGCAGTTCTGGCGGAGCGGCGCCCAGCTGCCCGACAATGTGGAGAAGAACTTCAGCCGGGTGGGCACGGTCTCCGTTCTGTGCTCAATCACTCTGCTGTATGCTGGCATCAACGTCTTCTGCTGGTCAGCCGTGCAGCTCAGACTGTCCGACCGAGATTTGATCTCCAAGTCGCAAAGCTGGTGGTACTTAGTTATTTACTATGTGTTGCGGGGTGTGGAGAACAGTGTGTTGCTCGTCCTCTGGTACATCTTCAAGACAGATTTCTATGAATACATCTGCACACCCTTGCTGGTGGTGCAGCTCATTGTGGCCTACTGTTTGGCCATCACCTTCATGCTCTTCTTCTACCAGTACTTTCACCCGTGCCGCCGCCTCTTCACGCACAACGTCTCTGACTTTTTGGAGTGTGTCTGTTGCAAGTCCAGGGTGACAGCCGATTCCACTCACCTGGAGCCTCCCTATGAGCCCGGAATTAGGCACAGCATAGTCTGA